A genomic segment from Cyprinus carpio isolate SPL01 chromosome A22, ASM1834038v1, whole genome shotgun sequence encodes:
- the LOC109047695 gene encoding inhibitor of growth protein 5-like has product MATAIYLEHYLDSIENLPCELQRNFTLMRELDNRAEEKKCEIDKLAEEYIKNVRNLAPDQRVEHLQKIQNGFSKCKEYSDDKVQLAMQTYEMVDKHIRRLDADLARFENELKEKLDVSGYESPENRTAKKPGRGNLKEKRRSKGRGRKSSDDDSPRKKKTKNSPEFSESILPVHPSDVLDMPVDPNEPTYCLCHQVSYGEMIGCDNPDCPIEWFHFACVDLTTKPKGKWFCPRCTQDRKKK; this is encoded by the exons ATGGCGACAGCGATTTATCTCGAACATTATCTCGATA GCATTGAAAACCTGCCCTGTGAGCTCCAGAGAAACTTCACACTCATGAGGGAACTCGACAACAGAGCGGAGG AAAAGAAATGTGAAATCGATAAGCTTGCAGAAGAATACATTAAAAACGTCCGAAATCTGGCTCCGGATCAGAGAGTGGAGCACCTGCAAAAGATCCAGAACGGATTCAGCAAATGCAAAGAATACAGCGACGACAAAGTGCAGCTCGCCATGCAGACATACGAGATG GTGGACAAACACATCCGAAGGCTGGATGCCGATCTCGCTCGCTTTGAGAATGAGCTGAAGGAGAAGTTGGACGTCAGCGGCTACGAAAGTCCAGAGAACAGAACGGCCAAGA AGCCGGGCCGAGGAAATCTGAAGGAGAAACGACGGTCGAAAGGAAGAGGACGCAAATCTTCAGACGACGACTCGCCGCGGAAGAAGAAAACGAAGAACAG CCCTGAGTTCTCTGAATCCATCCTTCCAGTTCATCCGTCAGACGTCTTAGACATGCCTGTTGACCCCAACGAGCCCACGTACTGTCTGTGCCACCAAGTGTCATACGGAGAAATGATCGGATGTGACAACCCAGAT TGTCCCATCGAGTGGTTTCACTTCGCCTGCGTTGATCTGACAACGAAACCCAAAGGGAAATG GTTCTGTCCACGATGCACCCAGGACCGGAAGAAGAAATGA